A genomic region of Brevibacillus sp. JNUCC-41 contains the following coding sequences:
- the ppsA gene encoding phosphoenolpyruvate synthase — protein sequence MKPYVLEFREIDKTQLLLAGGKGANLGELSKIQGIQVPEGFCVTTEGYQKALEQNEAFCALVDQLTRLKVEDRDRIGEISRKIRKIIMEVEIPSDVVKAVVHHLSLFGDEHAYAVRSSATAEDLPHASFAGQQDTYLNIIGVDAIMQHISKCWASLFTDRAVIYRMQNGFDHSQVYLSVIVQRMVFPQASGILFTADPITSNRKLLSIDASFGLGEALVSGLVTADNYKVQEEKIVNKRIAIKKLAIHALKEGGTETQQIDPDRQKIQTLTEQQILQLARTGRQIEAYFGCPQDIEWCLVDDTFYIVQSRPITTLHPIPEANDQENHVYISVGHQQMMTDSMKPLGLSFFLLTTNAPMRKAGGRLFVDVTHMLASPDSRKMLLDGMGQHDPLMKAALITIIERGDFIKSLPNDKEGQGSGKSNKSVSSADSRAQIENDPTIVSDLIKSSQTSIEELKQNIQTKSGSDLLDFILEDIQILKKILFDPQSTAVFMAAMDASSWINEKMNKWLGEKNAANTLSQSVPNNITSEMGLALLDIADVIRPYPEVIDYLQHVKDDNFLDELVKFDGGQETQDAIHDYLRKYGMRCTGEIDITKTRWSEKPSTLIPMILNNIKNFEPNASNRKFEQGQQEALKKEQELLDRLKQLPDGEQKAKETKRMISLIRNFIGYREYPKYGMVNRYFVYKQALLKEAEQLLQAKVIREKEDIYYLTFEELHEVVRTNQLDYQIISKRKEEYRLYEKLTPPRVITSDGEIIVGEYKRENLPAEAIVGLPVSSGVIEGRARVILNMEDADLEEGDILVTPFTDPSWTPLFVSIKGLVTEVGGLMTHGAVIAREYGLPAVVGVENATKIIRDGQRIRVHGTEGYIEII from the coding sequence ATGAAACCATATGTATTAGAGTTTCGGGAGATCGATAAAACGCAACTTTTACTCGCCGGAGGAAAAGGAGCGAATTTAGGGGAACTATCGAAGATTCAGGGAATACAAGTGCCAGAAGGATTTTGTGTTACGACAGAAGGTTATCAAAAAGCCCTTGAACAAAACGAGGCCTTCTGCGCATTGGTGGATCAACTAACACGGCTAAAAGTAGAGGATCGAGATCGAATTGGCGAGATCAGCAGAAAGATTCGGAAAATCATCATGGAAGTAGAAATTCCTTCCGATGTAGTGAAGGCTGTTGTTCACCATCTCTCCCTGTTTGGTGATGAACATGCTTATGCAGTGCGCTCTAGTGCTACTGCCGAGGATTTGCCGCATGCCTCTTTTGCTGGTCAACAAGACACGTATTTAAATATCATCGGCGTCGATGCCATCATGCAGCATATCAGCAAATGTTGGGCTTCCCTGTTTACGGATCGCGCGGTAATTTACCGTATGCAAAATGGATTTGACCACAGTCAAGTTTATTTATCCGTTATCGTTCAAAGGATGGTCTTCCCACAGGCTTCAGGGATTTTATTTACCGCTGATCCGATTACTTCTAACCGAAAGCTGCTATCGATCGATGCGAGTTTTGGACTTGGAGAAGCATTGGTCTCTGGTTTGGTCACTGCCGATAACTATAAAGTGCAAGAAGAGAAAATCGTCAATAAGAGGATAGCAATCAAAAAATTGGCTATCCATGCACTAAAAGAAGGCGGAACAGAGACCCAGCAGATCGATCCCGATCGGCAAAAGATTCAAACACTTACTGAACAACAAATATTACAACTAGCACGCACAGGAAGACAGATCGAAGCTTACTTTGGCTGCCCGCAAGATATCGAATGGTGTTTGGTTGACGATACATTTTATATTGTCCAGAGCCGGCCAATCACTACTTTGCATCCCATTCCAGAAGCAAATGATCAGGAGAATCACGTGTATATATCTGTTGGTCACCAACAAATGATGACCGATTCCATGAAACCGCTGGGCTTGTCCTTTTTCCTGTTAACGACTAATGCACCCATGCGTAAAGCTGGTGGAAGGTTATTTGTTGATGTCACACATATGCTGGCTTCACCTGACAGCAGAAAAATGTTATTAGATGGCATGGGACAGCACGATCCGCTCATGAAAGCCGCACTCATTACCATAATAGAGCGAGGAGATTTCATAAAATCTTTACCAAATGATAAGGAAGGGCAGGGTTCCGGTAAAAGCAATAAAAGTGTGTCGTCTGCGGATTCTAGGGCACAAATCGAAAACGACCCGACAATCGTTTCTGATTTGATTAAGAGCAGTCAAACATCGATAGAAGAATTAAAACAAAACATCCAAACGAAATCAGGATCGGATTTACTTGATTTTATTCTGGAAGATATCCAGATATTAAAGAAGATTTTATTTGACCCACAAAGTACAGCTGTGTTTATGGCTGCTATGGATGCTTCATCATGGATCAATGAAAAAATGAACAAGTGGTTAGGTGAAAAAAACGCAGCAAATACGCTTTCTCAATCTGTACCAAACAATATTACTTCGGAAATGGGTCTGGCGCTATTGGATATCGCAGATGTGATTCGTCCTTATCCAGAAGTAATTGATTATTTACAACATGTAAAAGATGATAACTTTTTGGATGAACTGGTTAAGTTTGATGGTGGACAGGAAACCCAAGACGCTATCCATGATTATCTCCGCAAATACGGAATGCGATGTACCGGAGAAATCGATATTACTAAAACTCGTTGGAGCGAAAAACCATCTACACTCATCCCAATGATTCTCAACAATATCAAAAACTTTGAGCCTAATGCCAGCAATCGGAAATTTGAGCAAGGGCAACAGGAAGCTTTGAAAAAAGAACAAGAGTTATTAGATCGATTGAAGCAATTACCGGATGGTGAACAAAAAGCCAAGGAAACAAAACGAATGATCAGCTTAATCCGGAATTTCATCGGTTATCGGGAATATCCAAAATACGGCATGGTTAATCGCTACTTCGTTTATAAGCAGGCTTTACTGAAAGAAGCCGAACAACTCTTACAAGCCAAAGTCATTCGTGAAAAAGAAGATATATACTACCTCACTTTTGAAGAACTTCACGAAGTCGTACGCACAAATCAATTGGATTACCAGATCATCAGCAAACGTAAAGAAGAGTACAGATTATATGAAAAACTAACTCCGCCACGTGTTATCACGTCTGATGGTGAAATCATTGTGGGTGAGTACAAACGAGAAAATCTCCCAGCCGAAGCTATTGTAGGTCTCCCTGTTTCTTCCGGAGTTATTGAGGGAAGGGCACGTGTCATCTTAAACATGGAAGATGCGGATTTAGAAGAGGGAGATATATTGGTCACCCCATTTACCGACCCTAGCTGGACACCATTGTTTGTTTCCATAAAAGGCCTAGTTACCGAGGTTGGTGGACTGATGACTCATGGAGCAGTTATAGCGCGTGAATATGGCTTACCGGCGGTTGTCGGGGTGGAAAATGCCACCAAGATCATAAGAGACGGTCAACGAATCCGCGTGCATGGAACAGAAGGGTATATCGAAATAATATAA
- a CDS encoding VOC family protein, producing the protein MIKPYLMFNRECEEAFKLYMEAFGGELIAMQKYSELPSSPDFPVKESDKDLVLYSQLRITEDGFIMGSDSKRELNDSDKVVVSVELNSEEKARKAWNLLKEDGSIHMDLHETFFAKLHGSLKDKFGISWMFTVN; encoded by the coding sequence ATGATTAAACCGTATTTAATGTTTAACAGAGAATGTGAAGAGGCTTTCAAACTTTATATGGAGGCATTTGGCGGAGAACTTATTGCGATGCAAAAATATAGTGAGCTCCCTTCAAGTCCAGACTTTCCTGTTAAAGAGAGTGATAAAGACCTTGTTCTATACTCACAATTAAGAATAACAGAAGATGGATTTATTATGGGTTCTGATTCAAAACGCGAATTGAATGATAGTGACAAAGTGGTTGTAAGCGTGGAGCTTAACTCGGAGGAAAAAGCCAGAAAGGCATGGAACCTATTAAAAGAAGATGGATCAATACATATGGATCTTCATGAAACATTCTTTGCGAAACTTCACGGTTCGCTGAAGGATAAATTTGGTATTTCATGGATGTTTACTGTCAACTAA
- a CDS encoding threonine aldolase family protein: MIRFENDYTEGAHERILKRLIETNEEQTPGYGVDEHCEKARAYIRKECDAANADIHFLVGGTQTNTTIIASILRPHQGAVAAITGHIAVHETGAIEATGHKILTLPSDDGKIQAEQVKELYDAHWNDVTHEHMVQPGLVYISNPTENGTTYSKAELEALSKVCRECGLPLVLDGARLGYGLASKDSDLTLADVARLCDVFYIGGTKVGAMFGEAAVIMNDALKKDFRYFIKQKGGLLAKGRLLGIQFETLFEDGLYYEISNHAVELSMMIREAFVENGFSLRYDSTSNQQFPILPENVVLELGKKYSFSFWEKVDAVHSAVRFCTSWATKKEHVDMLVEDIKAIKREKK; the protein is encoded by the coding sequence ATGATACGTTTTGAAAATGATTATACAGAAGGTGCTCATGAGCGAATTCTGAAACGATTAATAGAAACCAATGAAGAACAAACACCCGGATATGGAGTGGATGAACACTGTGAAAAGGCGAGAGCTTACATTCGAAAAGAGTGTGATGCGGCGAATGCAGATATACACTTTTTAGTAGGAGGAACACAAACGAATACAACTATCATCGCTTCAATTTTGCGGCCGCACCAAGGTGCAGTTGCTGCAATTACCGGGCATATCGCGGTACATGAAACAGGAGCAATTGAAGCCACTGGTCATAAAATACTTACTTTGCCGAGTGATGATGGAAAAATTCAAGCTGAACAGGTGAAAGAATTATATGATGCTCACTGGAATGATGTGACTCATGAGCATATGGTACAGCCAGGCTTGGTTTACATTTCTAACCCTACGGAAAATGGAACGACTTATAGTAAAGCCGAATTGGAAGCATTAAGTAAAGTTTGCCGGGAATGTGGTTTGCCATTGGTATTGGATGGAGCTAGATTAGGGTATGGTTTGGCTTCAAAAGACAGCGATTTAACCTTGGCAGATGTTGCAAGGCTATGTGATGTGTTCTATATAGGGGGAACGAAAGTTGGTGCAATGTTTGGTGAAGCGGCTGTTATCATGAATGATGCCCTGAAAAAGGATTTCCGGTATTTTATCAAGCAAAAGGGAGGATTACTGGCTAAAGGGAGACTATTGGGGATCCAGTTTGAAACCTTATTTGAAGATGGCTTATACTATGAAATTTCCAATCATGCCGTCGAACTGTCAATGATGATTCGAGAAGCTTTTGTTGAAAATGGATTTTCATTACGATATGATTCCACATCAAATCAGCAGTTTCCCATTTTGCCTGAAAATGTAGTTTTGGAATTAGGCAAAAAGTATTCATTCTCCTTCTGGGAAAAGGTCGATGCTGTACACAGTGCTGTGAGATTTTGCACCAGTTGGGCTACGAAAAAAGAACATGTTGACATGCTGGTAGAGGATATCAAGGCAATAAAAAGAGAAAAAAAGTGA
- a CDS encoding MarR family winged helix-turn-helix transcriptional regulator yields MNISKNTMADIRQFNRFYTNILGVLDKHILDTGYSFTEARVILEIGLMEQCIANNLVDKLEIDRSYMSRIINKLSKDGLVMKENSTLDNRTSLIRLTPEGMTLFNQLNERSDEQIVRLFQGLSQNEIKEIHASMMFIQKKLDSLGRI; encoded by the coding sequence ATGAATATAAGTAAAAATACCATGGCTGATATACGGCAATTCAATAGATTTTATACGAATATACTTGGTGTATTGGATAAGCATATTTTGGATACCGGGTATTCTTTCACTGAGGCACGGGTAATTTTAGAAATCGGTTTGATGGAGCAGTGTATAGCAAACAATTTAGTTGATAAGCTGGAAATCGACCGCAGCTATATGAGCAGAATAATTAACAAGCTGAGTAAAGATGGACTGGTCATGAAGGAAAACTCGACCTTGGATAACAGAACTAGTCTGATTCGGTTAACTCCTGAAGGGATGACTCTTTTCAACCAGCTTAATGAAAGATCTGATGAACAAATAGTGAGGTTATTCCAAGGATTATCACAAAATGAAATAAAAGAAATCCATGCTTCTATGATGTTCATTCAGAAGAAACTGGATAGTTTGGGGAGAATATAG